A DNA window from Hevea brasiliensis isolate MT/VB/25A 57/8 chromosome 2, ASM3005281v1, whole genome shotgun sequence contains the following coding sequences:
- the LOC110645641 gene encoding protein ELC-like, protein MAPASSIKFIDTALSCTSPYALSYPDPKQKWLIRKHLLSLIQDYPIFTPSTDTFTHNDGTSVNLLNATGNLRVSRYTPPIPLTIWVHENYPYMPPLVFVLVNSMTPIHRDHPFVDLSGSTSSPYLQTWLFPRCNLTNLVRKLVKIFTHDHPFIYNSPVAGFSHPSLVSRMEALDRLSGMLHYDMMAFLAKNEEEVENLSKLQEELIKRDTIIRNMISSLEQERSSLKDNVTKLTDEADVVMNWLRVNDANSVAVGGDEMEEAFEAADEESKLKIECLSGDRAIEDLIYALDKAVEEGTVPFDAYIKQVRALAREQFYSRAMLVELAKGRHLFSWSA, encoded by the coding sequence atGGCACCAGCATCTTCAATCAAATTCATTGATACTGCACTTTCTTGTACCAGCCCTTATGCACTATCCTACCCTGACCCTAAACAAAAATGGCTAATCAGAAAACACCTTCTTTCACTAATCCAGGACTATCCAATTTTCACACCTTCCACCGATACATTCACCCACAACGATGGCACCAGCGTGAACCTTCTGAACGCCACCGGCAATCTCCGGGTCTCCAGGTATACCCCCCCTATACCTCTCACCATTTGGGTTCATGAAAACTACCCTTACATGCCTCCTTTGGTCTTTGTATTGGTAAATTCGATGACTCCAATTCATCGAGACCACCCTTTTGTTGACCTTTCTGGTTCTACCTCTTCTCCTTATCTCCAAACTTGGCTATTCCCTCGATGCAACCTCACCAACCTTGTTCGTAAGCTTGTCAAGATTTTCACTCATGACCATCCTTTCATTTATAATTCCCCTGTTGCAGGTTTCTCTCACCCCTCCCTTGTCTCAAGGATGGAGGCTCTTGATCGTCTTTCGGGCATGCTTCATTATGATATGATGGCCTTTTTGGCCAAAAATGAAGAGGAAGTGGAGAACTTGTCTAAGTTGCAGGAAGAATTGATCAAGCGAGATACTATAATTAGAAACATGATCAGTAGTCTTGAACAAGAAAGGTCCAGCCTTAAGGACAATGTAACGAAGCTGACGGATGAAGCTGATGTGGTAATGAACTGGTTGAGAGTCAATGATGCGAACTCAGTTGCAGTGGGAGGAGATGAAATGGAAGAGGCATTTGAAGCTGCAGATGAAGAatcaaaattgaagattgaatgtTTGAGTGGAGATCGGGCCATAGAGGATTTGATATATGCATTGGACAAGGCAGTCGAGGAAGGGACAGTGCCTTTTGATGCATACATTAAGCAAGTGAGAGCGTTGGCAAGAGAGCAGTTCTACAGTAGAGCTATGCTTGTAGAACTAGCAAAAGGTCGTCACCTATTCAGTTGGTCCGCCTGA
- the LOC110645642 gene encoding uncharacterized protein LOC110645642, translating to MPFQMKIQPIDSYPSEELTRLEPVKPVVKSRLKRLFELQFLRNSAAEKVGVVDESHFHKDGANGSTEFEPSSLCLAKMVQNFIEESNDKQSSAAVRCGRNRCNCFNGNCNDSLEDEFDGFVDFGDSNFVSSGEGIEILKSLVPCASVTERNLLADTARIVDKNKICKRKDDFCRRIVTDGLLAIGYDASICKSRWEKSPTHPAGEYEYIDVIVSGERLLIDIDFRSEFEIARSTKAYKSLLQSLPHIFVGKADRLQKIVSVVSNAARQSLKKKGMHIPPWRKAEYVKAKWLSPYTRAIPTVSSHQPEPRPQKEQTLVPKGMNNFSPGSGEEKDSVEDTELGEPVFSLSSESSVEEKNETVVREWKPPEIKPKSFQKGVKIVTGLASVIEDEP from the exons ATGCCTTTTCAAATGAAGATCCAGCCAATCGATTCATACCCATCTGAAGAGCTAACTAGGTTGGAGCCGGTAAAGCCAGTGGTGAAATCGCGTCTCAAGCGACTCTTTGAGCTTCAATTCCTGAGAAATTCCGCCGCTGAAAAAGTCGGCGTTGTTGATGAGTCGCATTTCCACAAGGATGGCGCTAATGGCTCCACTGAGTTTGAGCCGAGCTCATTGTGCTTGGCGAAGATGGTACAAAACTTCATAGAGGAGAGCAACGATAAGCAATCATCCGCCGCGGTGAGGTGTGGCCGCAATCGCTGCAACTGCTTCAACGGGAATTGTAATGACAGCTTGGAAGACGAATTCGATGGCTTTGTTGATTTTGGCGACTCTAATTTTGTTTCATCTGGCGAAGGAATTGAAATTCTAAAG AGTTTGGTCCCCTGTGCAAGTGTTACTGAGAGAAATTTGCTAGCAGACACTGCGAGGATCGTTGACAAGAACAAGATCTGCAAGCGCAAAGACGATTTTTGCAGGAGGATCGTTACTGATGGATTGTTGGCTATTGGATACGACGCTTCAATCTGCAAATCTCGTTGGGAAAAATCCCCCACCCATCCTGCCG GTGAATATGAATACATAGACGTGATCGTCTCAGGCGAGAGACTGCTAATTGACATTGATTTCAGATCAGAATTTGAAATTGCTCGATCAACCAAGGCCTACAaatctctcctccaatctctacccCACATCTTTGTGGGCAAAGCCGATCGCCTCCAGAAGATCGTATCTGTCGTATCAAATGCAGCGAGGCAGagcctcaagaagaagggcaTGCATATTCCACCGTGGAGAAAAGCCGAGTATGTCAAAGCTAAGTGGCTTTCTCCTTATACGCGAGCCATACCGACTGTTTCCTCACACCAACCTGAACCCAGGCCTCAAAAGGAGCAAACTTTGGTTCCAAAAGGGATGAACAATTTTTCACCGGGGAGCGGCGAAGAGAAGGACTCCGTGGAGGATACTGAGTTGGGTGAGCCTGTCTTTTCCTTGTCATCTGAAAGTTCCGTGGAAGAAAAGAACGAGACGGTTGTGAGAGAATGGAAACCACCTGAGATTAAGCCCAAGAGTTTTCAGAAGGGGGTCAAGATCGTGACCGGTTTGGCTTCTGTTATTGAAGACGAGCCATGA
- the LOC131177969 gene encoding DJ-1 protein homolog F-like, translating to MGPIAQKSALILCGDYMEDYEVILPFFMLQSLGVRVDCVSPGKLYDDKYFTAIYDYLGFELYTELQCHFFTLNSNYDEVAVESYDALIIPGGRFTELLCTDDKLVSTVKRFAETGKPL from the exons ATGGGTCCCATTGCTCAAAAATCAGCTCTGATACTATGTGGGGACTACATGGAAGATTATGAAGTGATTCTGCCATTCTTTATGCTTCAATCCTTGGGTGTGCGGGTTGATTGCGTCTCTCCCGGCAAGCTATACGACGATAAATACTTCACCGCCATCTATGATTACTTGGGCTTCGAG CTTTACACAGAATTGCAATGCCATTTCTTCACACTCAACTCAAACTACGATGAAGTGGCAGTAGAATCCTATGATGCCCTCATAATACCTGGAGGCAGGTTCACTGAGCTCCTCTGCACCGATGACAAGCTGGTCAGTACGGTAAAAAGATTTGCAGAAACAGGGAAGCCTCTTTAA
- the LOC131174558 gene encoding DJ-1 protein homolog E-like, which produces MDGNLVGSIGWPGHGEYTRVLLESIGAKISRSHRNSVLVVLADYAEDYEVNVPFRALQGLGCRVDAVCPSKKKGESSLTAILDDEGAQICTEKRGHNFVVNANWSDISADDYDFLVLPGGRSPELLVINEKVVSLIKEFADKGKIIAAIGQGKWVVAAAGALKGKRSASSHGMKAIVKWLVGK; this is translated from the exons ATGGACGGCAATCTTGTTGGCTCAATTGGGTGGCCAGGACACGGTGAATATACGAGAGTTCTACTCGAGTCCATAGGAGCCAAAATTTCAAGATCCCACAGAAATTCAGTACTGGTTGTGTTAGCG GATTATGCAGAAGATTACGAGGTAAATGTGCCATTCAGGGCTCTACAAGGTTTGGGCTGCAGGGTGGATGCAGTTtgcccaagcaagaagaaaggggaGAGCTCTCTTACTGCCATCCTCGATGACGAGGGAGCCCAAATATGCACCGAAAAGCGTGGCCATAACTTCGTCGTTAATGCCAATTGGAGTGACATTTCTGCTGATGACTACGACTTCTTGGTGCTGCCAGGAGGCAGGTCCCCAGAGTTGCTGGTCATAAACGAGAAAGTGGTTTCTCTTATCAAGGAATTCGCTGACAAGGGCAAGATCATTGCAGCAATTGGACAAGGGAAGTGGGTTGTGGCTGCTGCTGGTGCTTTAAAG GGGAAGAGAAGCGCGAGCAGCCATGGAATGAAGGCAATTGTGAAGTGGCTGGTGGGAAAGTAG